A single region of the Halorubrum depositum genome encodes:
- the nirK gene encoding copper-containing nitrite reductase encodes MTQNLSRRRAVQAIGAGAVGAFAGCIGAPVNAEPASNAGTSPDEAPELDPARDVDVDRIAADPTDVPAPVDWDEPREHDVTLRTKELVAEIEPGVTFKYMTFEGQVPGPMIRVRRGDTVNLRFEVPADDNSDIHNVDFHAVYGPGGGAVDTTLVPGDDAAELSFRAEFPGLFTYHCAVPAMDHHVSSGMFGAILVEPEAGLPAVDREIYLGQHELYTTGDLGEKGHHAFDQGAMVDEEPTYVVFNGEDHGFTKDRRGAIGAAVGETVRVFFVNGGPNQSSSWHPIGNVWSRLYRDGDLVSPPARYVETTPVAPGTATVGEMDLVVPGPIKIVDHALSRAGRRGALAVVDVEGEPNPDVYDPGSDA; translated from the coding sequence ATGACACAGAACCTCAGCAGGCGGCGGGCGGTGCAGGCGATCGGCGCGGGAGCGGTCGGTGCCTTCGCCGGGTGTATCGGCGCGCCGGTGAACGCGGAGCCCGCGTCCAACGCCGGGACGAGCCCGGACGAGGCCCCCGAACTCGACCCCGCACGCGACGTCGACGTCGACCGGATCGCGGCGGACCCGACCGACGTGCCGGCCCCCGTCGACTGGGACGAGCCCCGCGAGCACGACGTCACCCTTCGCACGAAGGAGCTCGTCGCGGAGATCGAGCCCGGCGTGACGTTCAAGTACATGACGTTCGAGGGACAGGTCCCCGGACCGATGATCCGCGTCCGGCGGGGCGACACCGTGAACCTCCGGTTCGAGGTGCCGGCCGACGACAACAGCGACATCCACAACGTCGACTTCCACGCCGTCTACGGCCCCGGCGGCGGCGCCGTCGACACGACGCTCGTGCCCGGCGACGACGCCGCGGAACTGAGCTTCCGCGCCGAGTTCCCCGGGCTGTTCACCTACCACTGCGCGGTGCCGGCGATGGACCACCACGTCAGCTCCGGGATGTTCGGCGCGATCCTCGTCGAGCCCGAGGCGGGACTGCCGGCGGTGGATCGCGAAATCTACCTCGGACAGCACGAGCTGTACACGACCGGCGACCTCGGCGAGAAGGGCCACCACGCGTTCGACCAGGGCGCGATGGTCGACGAGGAGCCGACGTACGTCGTCTTCAACGGCGAAGACCACGGCTTCACGAAGGACCGTCGCGGCGCGATCGGCGCCGCGGTCGGCGAGACCGTCCGGGTGTTCTTCGTCAACGGCGGACCGAACCAGTCCAGCTCGTGGCACCCGATCGGCAACGTCTGGTCGCGGCTGTACCGCGACGGCGACCTCGTCTCGCCGCCCGCGCGCTACGTCGAGACCACGCCGGTCGCGCCGGGTACGGCGACGGTCGGGGAGATGGACCTCGTGGTTCCGGGGCCGATCAAGATCGTCGACCACGCGCTCTCGCGCGCCGGCCGGCGCGGTGCGCTCGCGGTCGTGGACGTCGAAGGCGAGCCGAACCCAGACGTGTACGACCCCGGATCCGACGCGTGA
- a CDS encoding tellurite resistance/C4-dicarboxylate transporter family protein: MTESPRTDETPAESTMSERLGAALRELDPAYFGLVMSTAIVSIAFRELGVSAVARPLAVLSAACYALLIGLFAVRTVSFPRRMLADLRDRQRHWGSLTFAVATNTVGTVLLLFFDAVHVAAALWGVAVVATPALLYYLFATEIVGAEKAAVSERIDGAFLLVIVCMQSLAVLGGLLAEPLTESANALVLLSMSYFGSGYVLYFVVVTVVAYRLLDGPVRPDDWTGPYWITMGAAAITTLAGATLGPRLGTVPGWEPYVPVVVGATFLAWAIASWWIPLLLVLDAWAFLADGIDGRPPAWVAVLPWSRLAFGDRLHAYAPTAWGRVFPMGMYTASTLNLAGIGTFELLSVVPAYWGWFALTVWALTFAGTGRAVARVLVGSEPETDGRSSST; this comes from the coding sequence ATGACCGAGTCACCTCGAACCGACGAGACGCCCGCCGAGTCGACGATGTCGGAACGCCTCGGCGCCGCGCTCCGAGAGCTCGACCCGGCGTACTTCGGGCTCGTCATGTCGACCGCGATCGTCTCGATCGCGTTCCGGGAGCTCGGCGTCTCCGCGGTCGCCCGACCGCTCGCGGTCCTCTCCGCGGCCTGTTACGCGCTGCTGATCGGTCTGTTCGCGGTCCGAACCGTCTCGTTTCCGAGGCGGATGCTCGCCGACCTCCGGGACCGACAGCGACACTGGGGGTCGCTGACGTTCGCGGTCGCGACGAACACCGTCGGGACGGTCTTACTGCTCTTCTTCGACGCGGTTCACGTCGCCGCCGCGCTCTGGGGAGTCGCGGTCGTCGCCACGCCAGCGCTCCTCTACTACCTGTTCGCGACCGAGATCGTCGGCGCCGAAAAGGCGGCCGTGAGCGAGCGGATCGACGGCGCCTTCCTGTTGGTTATCGTCTGCATGCAGTCGCTCGCCGTCCTCGGCGGACTGCTGGCCGAACCGCTAACCGAGAGCGCGAACGCGCTCGTCCTGTTGAGCATGAGCTACTTCGGGTCGGGGTACGTCCTCTACTTCGTCGTCGTCACCGTCGTCGCCTATCGGCTCCTCGACGGCCCAGTCCGGCCCGACGACTGGACCGGACCGTACTGGATCACGATGGGCGCGGCGGCCATCACGACGCTGGCGGGGGCGACGCTCGGTCCGCGCCTGGGGACGGTTCCCGGCTGGGAGCCGTACGTCCCCGTCGTCGTCGGCGCCACGTTCCTCGCGTGGGCGATCGCCTCGTGGTGGATCCCGCTGCTGCTCGTCCTCGACGCGTGGGCGTTCCTCGCCGACGGGATCGACGGCCGCCCTCCCGCGTGGGTCGCGGTCCTGCCGTGGTCGCGACTGGCGTTCGGCGACCGCCTGCACGCCTACGCGCCGACGGCGTGGGGGCGAGTGTTTCCGATGGGGATGTACACCGCCAGCACGCTGAACCTCGCCGGCATCGGGACGTTCGAACTCCTCTCCGTCGTCCCCGCGTACTGGGGGTGGTTCGCGCTGACCGTCTGGGCGCTGACCTTCGCGGGGACGGGACGAGCGGTCGCGCGGGTGCTCGTGGGTTCCGAACCCGAGACGGACGGACGGTCGTCGTCGACGTAG
- the katG gene encoding catalase/peroxidase HPI, translated as MIQKTDREWWPNQLNLEILDKNARDVGPYDDDFDYAEAFQSLDLDEVKADLEELMTSSQDWWPADYGHYGPLFIRMAWHSAGTYRTADGRGGAAGGRQRFAPLNSWPDNANLDKARRLLLPIKQKYGRNLSWADLMILAGNVAIESMGFKTFGFAGGREDAFEPDDSTYWGPETEMDTQERFDEPGELEPGLGASVMGLIYVNPEGPDGNPDPEQSAKNIRQTFDRMAMNDKETAALIAGGHTFGKVHGADDPDEHLGPEPEAAPIEAQGLGWENDHGSGKGGDTITSGIEGPWTGSPIEWDMGYIDNLLEHEWAAQKGPGGAWQWLPVDADEVESAPDAHDPDEEVTPMMLTTDVALKRDPDYREIIEEFQENPMEFGVNFAKAWYKLTHRDMGPPERFLGPEVPDEEMIWQDPLPEVDHDLIGDAEASDLKGAILDTDLTTRQLVKTAWASASTYRDSDKRGGANGARVRLDPQRDWEVNEPAQLETVLATLEEIQEEFNASRTDDVRVSLADLIVLGGAAAVEEAAADAGYDVTVPFEPGRVDASPEQTDADSFEALKPRVDGFRNYLGDGVDHPPEELLVDKADLLDLTATEMTALVGGLRALGATYENTDRGVFTDSPGTLTNDFFVNLLDMGTEWRPVEEDAEDADVYEGIDRQTGEVEWEATRLDLIFGSNSRLRAVAEVYGSEDAEETLVRDFVDAWTKVMRLDRFDLE; from the coding sequence ATGATTCAGAAGACAGACCGCGAGTGGTGGCCGAACCAGTTGAACCTGGAGATACTCGACAAGAACGCCCGCGACGTCGGACCCTACGACGACGACTTCGACTACGCCGAGGCGTTCCAGTCGCTCGACCTCGACGAGGTGAAGGCGGACCTCGAGGAGCTGATGACGAGCTCACAGGACTGGTGGCCGGCCGACTACGGTCACTACGGGCCGCTGTTCATCCGGATGGCGTGGCACAGCGCCGGGACGTACCGGACGGCGGACGGCCGCGGCGGCGCGGCGGGAGGTCGGCAGCGGTTCGCCCCGCTTAACAGCTGGCCGGACAACGCGAATCTCGACAAGGCGCGCCGGCTGCTCCTCCCGATCAAACAGAAGTACGGCCGCAACCTCTCGTGGGCCGACCTGATGATCCTCGCCGGGAACGTCGCCATCGAGTCGATGGGGTTCAAGACGTTCGGCTTCGCCGGCGGTCGCGAGGACGCCTTCGAGCCCGACGACTCCACCTACTGGGGCCCGGAGACCGAGATGGACACCCAGGAGCGCTTCGACGAGCCCGGCGAGCTGGAGCCGGGACTCGGCGCGTCCGTGATGGGGCTCATCTACGTGAACCCCGAGGGGCCGGACGGCAACCCCGACCCCGAGCAGTCGGCGAAGAACATCCGCCAGACGTTCGACCGCATGGCGATGAACGACAAGGAGACGGCGGCGCTGATCGCGGGCGGTCACACGTTCGGGAAGGTCCACGGCGCGGACGACCCCGACGAGCACCTCGGCCCCGAGCCGGAAGCCGCCCCCATCGAGGCGCAGGGCCTCGGCTGGGAGAACGACCACGGCAGCGGGAAGGGCGGCGACACGATCACGAGCGGGATCGAGGGCCCCTGGACCGGGTCGCCGATCGAGTGGGACATGGGGTACATCGACAACCTGCTGGAGCACGAGTGGGCGGCCCAGAAGGGCCCCGGCGGCGCCTGGCAGTGGCTCCCGGTCGACGCGGACGAGGTCGAGAGCGCCCCGGACGCGCACGACCCCGACGAGGAGGTCACGCCGATGATGCTCACGACGGACGTCGCGCTGAAGCGCGACCCCGACTACCGCGAGATCATCGAGGAGTTCCAGGAGAACCCGATGGAGTTCGGGGTCAACTTCGCGAAGGCCTGGTACAAGCTGACCCACCGCGACATGGGCCCGCCGGAGCGGTTCCTCGGCCCGGAGGTCCCGGACGAGGAGATGATCTGGCAGGACCCGCTCCCCGAGGTCGACCACGACCTGATCGGGGACGCGGAGGCAAGTGATCTCAAAGGGGCGATCCTCGACACCGACCTGACGACGCGACAGCTCGTCAAGACCGCGTGGGCGTCGGCGTCCACGTACCGCGACAGCGACAAGCGCGGCGGCGCGAACGGCGCGCGCGTCAGGCTCGATCCCCAGCGCGACTGGGAAGTGAACGAGCCGGCGCAGCTCGAGACGGTGCTGGCGACGCTCGAAGAGATTCAGGAGGAGTTCAACGCCTCTCGCACCGACGACGTGCGCGTCTCGCTCGCCGACCTGATCGTCCTCGGCGGCGCCGCCGCGGTCGAGGAGGCGGCTGCCGACGCCGGCTACGACGTGACGGTCCCGTTCGAGCCGGGGCGTGTCGACGCCTCGCCGGAGCAGACCGACGCCGACTCGTTCGAGGCGCTCAAGCCGCGCGTCGACGGGTTCCGGAACTACCTCGGCGACGGCGTCGACCACCCGCCCGAGGAGCTGTTAGTCGACAAGGCGGACCTCCTCGACCTGACCGCCACCGAGATGACGGCGCTCGTCGGCGGCCTGCGCGCGCTCGGCGCCACCTACGAGAACACGGACCGCGGCGTCTTCACCGACAGTCCCGGGACGTTAACGAACGACTTCTTCGTGAACCTGCTCGACATGGGCACCGAGTGGCGCCCCGTCGAGGAGGACGCGGAGGACGCGGACGTGTACGAGGGGATCGACCGCCAGACCGGCGAGGTCGAGTGGGAGGCCACCCGCCTCGACCTGATCTTCGGCTCGAACTCCCGGCTCCGCGCCGTCGCCGAGGTGTACGGGAGCGAGGACGCCGAGGAGACGCTCGTCCGCGACTTCGTCGACGCGTGGACGAAGGTGATGCGGCTCGACCGCTTCGACCTCGAGTAA